A stretch of the Uranotaenia lowii strain MFRU-FL chromosome 3, ASM2978415v1, whole genome shotgun sequence genome encodes the following:
- the LOC129753013 gene encoding uncharacterized protein K02A2.6-like, whose amino-acid sequence MPDTNKDVAAAGAGAQVPLPQNFSEAFLRLLTNQQALMTRMSEQLASTQQAIKSLSRDETVLDSLSSNMAEFAYNKVSGHTFDVWFSRYSDLFERDVTKLDNPAKTTKDPGEDYLAYPCRVNKACVDFKLPELTEEQFKCLTFTSPYLTDSGAGRRAVQQFGKPEAGYGTGGSTSSVLNMVTRPPKAKQPFHQSRSSSPHREPKTPCWSCGGMHFNKDCRFHDHKCQSCGKVGHHQQRCEEHEKKKRKTSTKTLAVHKVGDGRKFVDVNITNVPLRLQLDTGSDISILSHRSWVKLGKPKLCSVRCRAKTASGEPLDLTAELQCQITINGCTKSGIDWLELFDLWDRPISALCNKVDAPSTPSVSALQARFPEVFTSVMGLCNKSPVRLVLKGNPKPIFRPKRPVAYSTEALVEDELHRLQELEIIKLVNFSDWAAPVVVVRKPNGSVRICADFSTGLNDVLEPNQYPLPLPEDIFAEMSGCRFYSHIDLSDAYLQVLVDEDSQPLLTIKTHKGLF is encoded by the exons ATGCCGGACACCAACAAAGATGTGGCTGCAGCAGGTGCAGGAGCACAGGTACCACTACCACAGAACTTCTCGGAAGCATTTCTGCGACTCCTGACCAATCAGCAAGCCCTCATGACACGGATGTCGGAGCAGTTGGCCTCTACACAGCAGGCCATCAAGAGTTTGTCCAGGGACGAAACCGTGCTAGACTCTTTATCGAGCAACATGGCGGAGTTTGCCTACAATAAGGTCAGTGGACACACCTTTGACGTATGGTTTTCCCGCTATAGTGACCTGTTTGAACGCGACGTAACCAAGCTGGACAATCCGGCGAAA ACAACGAAGGACCCTGGAGAAGATTACCTGGCCTATCCATGCAGGGTCAACAAGGCATGTGTCGATTTTAAACTCCCCGAGCTAACCGAGGAGCAGTTTAAATGTCTTACCTTC ACCTCACCTTACCTCACCGACTCTGGAGCAGGTCGTAGAGCAGTGCAACAGTTTGGTAAACCTGAAGCAGGATACGGTACTGGTGGGTCGACATCCTCGGTGTTGAATATGGTGACCAGACCGCCAAAGGCTAAGCAACCGTTTCATCAATCCAGAAGCAGCAGTCCACACCGCGAACCAAAAACTCCCTGTTGGTCGTGCGGTGGGATGCACTTCAATAAAGACTGTCGGTTCCATGATCACAAATGCCAGTCTTGCGGCAAAGTTGGTCACC ATCAACAGCGGTGCGAAgaacacgagaaaaaaaagcgcaaaacatcaacaaaaacacTGGCCGTACACAAAGTTGGAGATGGAAGAAAATTTGTGGATGTAAACATCACCAACGTCCCTCTTCGACTGCAACTGGACACCGGGTCGGATATTTCGATCCTATCGCATCGATCTTGGGTCAAACTAGGAAAACCCAAATTGTGTTCAGTAAGATGTCGGGCGAAAACAGCTTCTGGCGAGCCGCTAGATCTCACGGCGGAACTGCAGTGCCAGATCACCATCAACGGCTGCACAAAAAGCG GGATTGACTGGCTTGAGTTATTTGATTTGTGGGATCGCCCAATCAGTGCCTTATGCAACAAAGTTGACGCTCCATCTACGCCGAGTGTGTCGGCTTTGCAAGCACGGTTCCCCGAAGTGTTTACTTCCGTAATGGGCCTCTGCAACAAATCGCCTGTTCGGTTGGTACTCAAAGGCAATCCCAAACCGATCTTTCGCCCGAAACGACCTGTTGCGTACAGCACAGAGGCATTGGTAGAAGACGAGCTCCATCGCCTGCAGGAGCTAGAAATCATAAAGCTGGTAAACTTTTCCGATTGGGCCGCTCCTGTCGTGGTGGTCCGGAAGCCGAACGGATCCGTACGGATATGCGCCGATTTTTCGACTGGCTTGAACGATGTTCTCGAGCCAAACCAATATCCACTACCCTTACCCGAGGATATTTTTGCTGAGATGTCCGGATGTCGATTCTACAGTCATATCGACTTATCCGATGCCTACCTTCAGGTGTTGGTGGATGAGGATAGTCAACCGCTGCTAACTATTAAGACCCACAAAGGCCTATTTTAA